A genome region from Sphingobacteriaceae bacterium GW460-11-11-14-LB5 includes the following:
- a CDS encoding argininosuccinate lyase, giving the protein MKIWQKNIDVNQFVESFTVGKDRELDLQMAKFDVLGSLAHTQMLETINLLTAEELKTVQHELKNIYAEIEAGNFTIEDSVEDVHSQVEWLLTQRIGEAGKKIHSGRSRNDQVLVDLKLFFRACIEDMVGQTSTLFNQLIELSNTHKDKLVPGYTHLQIAMPSSFGLWFGAYAESLADDMELMLAAWKICNKNPLGSAAGYGSSFPLNRTLTTHLLGFETLNYNVVYAQMGRGKTERILAQAMSAVAATLAKMAMDVCLFINQNFGFISFPAELTTGSSIMPHKKNPDVFELIRSRCNKIQALPNEIAMMITNLPSGYHRDLQLLKENLFPAITSLNECLEIATFMFQNITIKDDILKDKKYDYLFSVEVVNDLALQGVPFREAYKIVGEQIENGSFAPSGQIHHTHEGSIGNLCNEQISAAMQAVLSQFGFGKVNKAIEDLVK; this is encoded by the coding sequence ATGAAAATCTGGCAAAAAAATATAGATGTAAATCAGTTTGTAGAAAGTTTTACGGTTGGAAAAGACCGTGAACTGGATCTGCAAATGGCAAAGTTTGACGTATTGGGCTCTTTGGCGCATACTCAAATGTTAGAAACCATTAATTTGCTAACCGCCGAAGAACTAAAAACCGTTCAGCACGAGTTGAAAAATATTTATGCAGAAATTGAAGCTGGAAATTTCACCATCGAAGACAGTGTAGAAGATGTGCACTCGCAGGTAGAGTGGTTGCTTACTCAACGCATTGGCGAAGCAGGTAAAAAAATCCACAGTGGCCGTTCGCGTAACGATCAGGTTTTGGTTGACTTAAAACTTTTCTTTAGGGCCTGCATTGAAGATATGGTTGGCCAAACTTCAACCTTATTTAACCAGTTAATTGAACTGAGCAATACACACAAAGATAAATTAGTTCCAGGTTATACACATTTACAGATTGCCATGCCATCATCTTTTGGCTTGTGGTTTGGTGCTTATGCCGAAAGTCTGGCAGATGATATGGAGCTGATGCTGGCTGCATGGAAAATCTGCAATAAAAACCCACTGGGTTCCGCTGCTGGTTATGGTTCTTCATTCCCTTTAAACAGAACTTTAACAACCCATTTGCTTGGGTTTGAAACTTTAAACTATAATGTGGTTTACGCGCAAATGGGACGTGGCAAAACCGAAAGGATTTTAGCACAGGCCATGAGCGCGGTTGCAGCAACTTTAGCTAAAATGGCCATGGATGTTTGTTTGTTCATCAATCAGAATTTCGGATTCATCAGTTTTCCGGCAGAACTGACTACAGGGTCGAGTATTATGCCGCACAAAAAAAATCCTGATGTTTTTGAGCTGATCCGCTCGCGCTGCAATAAAATTCAGGCTTTGCCGAATGAAATAGCCATGATGATTACCAATTTGCCATCAGGTTATCACCGCGATTTACAGTTGCTAAAAGAAAACCTTTTCCCGGCAATCACTTCATTAAACGAATGTCTGGAGATCGCTACTTTCATGTTCCAGAATATCACGATAAAGGATGATATTTTGAAAGATAAAAAATATGATTACCTGTTTAGCGTTGAAGTAGTAAACGATCTGGCTTTACAAGGTGTCCCATTTAGAGAGGCTTATAAAATTGTTGGCGAGCAGATAGAAAATGGCAGTTTTGCACCTTCTGGCCAAATACACCATACACATGAAGGAAGCATTGGCAACCTGTGTAATGAGCAGATTTCTGCAGCAATGCAAGCTGTTTTGTCGCAATTTGGTTTCGGAAAAGTGAATAAAGCAATTGAAGATTTGGTTAAATAA
- a CDS encoding acetylornithine deacetylase, protein MSLENIQKESLDLLRQLIRIQSFSKEEDRTANLIAQFLEERGIKTQRKMNNVWAYNKHFDATKPTLLLNSHHDTVKPNSGYTRDPYDAAIEGDKLFGLGSNDAGGCLVSLIGTFLYYYEQEGLKYNICLAATAEEEISGNNGLELVLPDLGELEFGIVGEPTEMNLAIAERGLLVLDCVSHGKAGHAAREEGENAIYKALKDIEWFRNYQFPKVSEVFGPLKMTVTIINAGSQHNVVPANCTFTVDVRVTDAYTNEEVLEIIRANVDCDVTPRSIRLKPSSIDKNHPVVQAGVALGKTTYGSPTTSDQALLDIPSVKCGPGFSGRSHMADEFLYVREVAEGVEGYVNMLRPVVIG, encoded by the coding sequence ATGTCATTAGAAAATATACAAAAAGAAAGTCTGGATTTATTGCGACAGTTGATCCGCATCCAGTCTTTTAGTAAAGAAGAAGATCGGACTGCGAATTTAATCGCCCAGTTTTTGGAGGAGAGAGGGATTAAGACTCAACGCAAAATGAACAACGTTTGGGCTTACAACAAACACTTCGATGCCACTAAACCAACATTGCTTTTAAACTCACATCACGATACCGTTAAGCCAAATTCTGGTTATACCCGCGATCCTTATGATGCAGCAATTGAAGGTGATAAACTGTTTGGTTTGGGAAGTAATGATGCCGGCGGTTGTTTAGTCTCATTAATTGGCACATTTTTATACTACTACGAACAGGAAGGTTTAAAATATAACATTTGTTTGGCGGCCACTGCAGAAGAAGAAATTTCCGGAAACAATGGCTTGGAATTGGTTTTGCCAGATTTAGGTGAACTTGAATTTGGTATTGTTGGCGAACCTACAGAAATGAATTTAGCCATTGCAGAACGGGGTTTGTTAGTTTTGGATTGTGTATCGCATGGTAAAGCCGGGCACGCTGCCCGTGAAGAGGGAGAAAATGCCATTTATAAGGCCTTGAAAGATATTGAATGGTTTAGAAATTACCAGTTCCCGAAAGTATCGGAGGTTTTCGGTCCGTTGAAAATGACGGTGACTATTATCAATGCAGGTTCGCAGCATAATGTTGTACCGGCAAATTGTACCTTTACGGTTGATGTACGCGTAACCGATGCCTATACCAATGAAGAAGTATTAGAGATTATCAGGGCAAATGTTGATTGTGATGTTACCCCGCGTTCGATCCGTTTAAAACCATCGTCGATTGATAAAAATCACCCGGTTGTTCAGGCCGGAGTAGCACTTGGCAAAACGACTTATGGTTCGCCTACTACTTCTGATCAGGCGCTGTTAGATATTCCATCAGTAAAATGTGGTCCGGGTTTTTCCGGCCGCTCGCATATGGCCGATGAATTTTTATATGTTAGAGAAGTAGCTGAGGGTGTTGAAGGATATGTTAATATGTTGCGACCTGTAGTTATTGGCTAA
- a CDS encoding pyrroline-5-carboxylate reductase — protein sequence MKKIAIIGSGNIGLSLAKGLVKANYTTTKNIILTRRNTANLYKFAQERYKVTANNADAAADADVIILAVLPQQLNVVLEEIQSAINPAKHLVISVISGVSCAAVREKLDSNVQIIRAMPNTAIAIGQSMTCIASDNASPQNLEDVTRMFETVGSVVKINEDLMTSATALCACGIAFFLRGIRAASQGGVEIGFHADEALKMAVQTAKGAADLLLLHGTHPESEIDKVTSPKGCTIAGLNEMEHNGYSSSLIKGIKLSALKAGNLYTKEG from the coding sequence ATGAAGAAAATAGCCATAATCGGTAGCGGAAATATCGGTTTATCTTTAGCAAAAGGATTGGTTAAAGCCAATTACACCACAACCAAAAACATTATCTTAACCAGACGCAACACAGCCAATTTATATAAGTTTGCACAAGAGCGCTACAAGGTTACAGCGAATAATGCCGATGCAGCAGCTGATGCAGATGTGATCATTTTAGCTGTTTTGCCTCAGCAATTAAATGTGGTTTTAGAGGAAATCCAATCGGCCATAAATCCTGCCAAACATTTGGTTATTTCGGTAATCTCAGGTGTAAGCTGCGCAGCGGTTAGGGAAAAACTGGATAGCAATGTTCAAATTATCAGGGCAATGCCGAATACGGCTATTGCAATAGGGCAATCGATGACTTGCATTGCAAGCGACAACGCTTCGCCACAAAATTTGGAAGACGTAACCCGCATGTTTGAAACGGTAGGTTCGGTAGTTAAAATAAACGAAGATTTAATGACTTCGGCAACGGCACTTTGCGCCTGTGGTATTGCCTTCTTTTTAAGGGGAATTAGGGCTGCAAGTCAAGGTGGGGTAGAAATTGGTTTTCATGCGGATGAAGCTTTAAAAATGGCTGTTCAAACGGCTAAAGGAGCGGCCGATTTGCTTTTATTACATGGAACACACCCAGAATCAGAAATAGATAAGGTAACTTCGCCCAAAGGTTGTACCATCGCAGGTTTAAATGAAATGGAACACAACGGTTATAGCTCTTCGTTGATAAAAGGTATTAAACTTTCGGCCTTAAAAGCGGGAAATTTGTATACTAAAGAGGGTTAG